A region from the Gossypium hirsutum isolate 1008001.06 chromosome A08, Gossypium_hirsutum_v2.1, whole genome shotgun sequence genome encodes:
- the LOC107927278 gene encoding caffeoylshikimate esterase isoform X2, with translation MAFEYQEDHIRNSRGTLLFTCRWLPLISSPKALVFLCHGYGMECSGFMRAQEEYRDKSRFLYGESMGGAVALLLHKKDPSFWNGAVLVAPMCKISEKVKPHPVVVNILTKMEEIIPKWKIVPTKDVIDSAFKDPIKREVIRNNKLIYQDKPRLKTALEMLRTSISLEDGLNEVTLPFFVLHGEADIVTDPEVSKALYEKASSKDKTIKLFPGMWHGLTSGEPDENIEIVFADITAWLDKRCNAVTFEQILRPLNQGFEKFDNAMVSMAATSGRTQSNGTYLCGLKRPRTQRRSAM, from the exons ATGGCATTTGAATATCAGGAG GATCATATAAGGAATTCAAGAGGAACTTTGCTTTTTACTTGCAGATGGTTGCCTTTGATCTCTTCTCCGAAGGCTCTTGTTTTCCTTTGCCATG GGTATGGCATGGAGTGCAGTGGATTCATGAGAG CTCAAGAAGAATACAGGGACAAGAGCAGATTCTTATATGGAGAATCAATGGGAGGTGCAGTGGCCTTATTGCTTCATAAAAAGGATCCTTCCTTTTGGAATGGTGCTGTTCTTGTTGCACCCATGTGTAAG ATATCAGAGAAAGTGAAGCCACATCCGGTGGTGGTGAATATATTGACTAAAATGGAAGAAATTATACCTAAATGGAAAATAGTACCCACAAAAGACGTCATTGATTCGGCATTCAAAGACCCTATTAAGCGGGAAGTG ATAAGGAACAACAAGTTGATATATCAAGACAAGCCTAGACTCAAAACAGCACTGGAAATGCTCCGAACCAGCATCAGccttgaagatggtttaaatgag GTGACACTGCCTTTCTTTGTGTTGCATGGGGAAGCAGATATAGTAACGGACCCTGAAGTGAGCAAGGCCTTGTATGAGAAAGCTAGCAGCAAGGACAAAACAATAAAACTGTTTCCAGGGATGTGGCATGGTTTAACATCGGGAGAGCCTGATGAAAACATCGAGATTGTTTTTGCAGACATCACGGCTTGGCTTGACAAGCGCTGCAATGCCGTGACTTTCGAGCAGATTCTTCGTCCTTTGAACCAAGGGTTCGAGAAGTTCGATAACGCGATGGTATCGATGGCTGCGACAAGCGGTAGGACGCAATCGAATGGGACGTATTTGTGTGGATTGAAAAGACCTCGCACGCAACGTCGCTCTGCTATGTAG
- the LOC107927278 gene encoding caffeoylshikimate esterase isoform X1, whose product MAFEYQEDHIRNSRGTLLFTCRWLPLISSPKALVFLCHGYGMECSGFMRECGTRLAAAGYGVFGIDYEGHGRSKGARCYIKKFENIVNDCSNFFKSICAQEEYRDKSRFLYGESMGGAVALLLHKKDPSFWNGAVLVAPMCKISEKVKPHPVVVNILTKMEEIIPKWKIVPTKDVIDSAFKDPIKREVIRNNKLIYQDKPRLKTALEMLRTSISLEDGLNEVTLPFFVLHGEADIVTDPEVSKALYEKASSKDKTIKLFPGMWHGLTSGEPDENIEIVFADITAWLDKRCNAVTFEQILRPLNQGFEKFDNAMVSMAATSGRTQSNGTYLCGLKRPRTQRRSAM is encoded by the exons ATGGCATTTGAATATCAGGAG GATCATATAAGGAATTCAAGAGGAACTTTGCTTTTTACTTGCAGATGGTTGCCTTTGATCTCTTCTCCGAAGGCTCTTGTTTTCCTTTGCCATG GGTATGGCATGGAGTGCAGTGGATTCATGAGAG AATGTGGAACCAGGCTAGCCGCAGCTGGATATGGTGTGTTTGGGATTGATTACGAAGGACATGGAAGGTCCAAGGGTGCTCGATGTTATATTAAGAAGTTTGAAAACATTGTTAATGACTGCAGTAATTTTTTCAAATCTATCTGTG CTCAAGAAGAATACAGGGACAAGAGCAGATTCTTATATGGAGAATCAATGGGAGGTGCAGTGGCCTTATTGCTTCATAAAAAGGATCCTTCCTTTTGGAATGGTGCTGTTCTTGTTGCACCCATGTGTAAG ATATCAGAGAAAGTGAAGCCACATCCGGTGGTGGTGAATATATTGACTAAAATGGAAGAAATTATACCTAAATGGAAAATAGTACCCACAAAAGACGTCATTGATTCGGCATTCAAAGACCCTATTAAGCGGGAAGTG ATAAGGAACAACAAGTTGATATATCAAGACAAGCCTAGACTCAAAACAGCACTGGAAATGCTCCGAACCAGCATCAGccttgaagatggtttaaatgag GTGACACTGCCTTTCTTTGTGTTGCATGGGGAAGCAGATATAGTAACGGACCCTGAAGTGAGCAAGGCCTTGTATGAGAAAGCTAGCAGCAAGGACAAAACAATAAAACTGTTTCCAGGGATGTGGCATGGTTTAACATCGGGAGAGCCTGATGAAAACATCGAGATTGTTTTTGCAGACATCACGGCTTGGCTTGACAAGCGCTGCAATGCCGTGACTTTCGAGCAGATTCTTCGTCCTTTGAACCAAGGGTTCGAGAAGTTCGATAACGCGATGGTATCGATGGCTGCGACAAGCGGTAGGACGCAATCGAATGGGACGTATTTGTGTGGATTGAAAAGACCTCGCACGCAACGTCGCTCTGCTATGTAG
- the LOC107948449 gene encoding uncharacterized protein: MGKDPNLLHNNAQRAYVDLMNQAQHIDVSLDRQTTQKISANRLRLKTSIDVVRWFSFQGCAFRGHDESSGSKNRGNFLELLSLLASYDEKVEDVLKSAPQNASYTSSTIQKKILQIYANRVRNVIREEIGDRKFRIIVDEVTDESKKEQMAIILRFVDKQGQLALVVAAREVVEVHQFFKDLSDIVNIASASSKRHDELQKAQAAEISRLVSINELATGTGMNQIGTLQRPGETRWSSHLNSVTSLLKMYNATSIILENLRNTASNYSQRGDAHNAYNRLRSFEFIFILHVMKEVLGITDNLCQALQRRSQDILNTISLVLTTKDLIQKLRDDGWNELLKNVISFCETSELDFPNMNAQYIVGRSRNKKEDVTVEHHYRVDIFFCYNRYSVARIEEQLYPKDFSQQEKERLPYELKHYELDVCKHPDLRNISTLSELCRSLVESGKSVMYPLVDKLIRLILTLPVSAASSERAFSAMKIVKTRLRSKIEDDFLRSSLVMYIEKEIAEKFDMSEIIDDFSKVKDRRVQFK, translated from the exons ATGGGAAAAGATCCGAATTTACTGCATAACAATGCACAACGAGCTTATGTAGATTTAATGAATCAAGCTCAACATATTGATGTATCACTTGATAGACAAACTACACAAAAAATTTCAGCTAATCGTCTACGTCTGAAAACTAGTATAGATGTTGTTCGATGGTTTTCATTTCAAGGGTGTGCTTTTAGAGGTCATGATGAAAGCTCGGGATCAAAAAATCGTGGGAACTTTCTTGAACTGTTATCACTATTAGCATCGTATGATGAGAAAGTTGAAGATGTTTTGAAAAGTGCTCCACAAAATGCTAGTTATACTTCTTCAACAATACAAAAAAAGATATTGCAAATTTATGCCAATAGAGTTCGTAATGTAATTCGTGAAGAAATTGGTGACAGAAAGTTCAGGATTATTGTGGATGAAGTGACAGACGAGTCGAAAAAAGAGCAAATGGCAATTATTTTGAGATTTGTTGATAAACAAGGACAG TTAGCTTTGGTTGTAGCAGCTAGAGAAGTGGTTGAAGTGCATCAATTTTTTAAAGACTTGTCTGATATTGTTAATATTGCTTCGGCTTCTTCCAAACGACACGATGAATTACAAAAAGCCCAAGCAGCTGAAATATCTCGTTTGGTATCCATCAATGAGTTAGCAACTGGAACAGGAATGAATCAGATTGGCACTTTACAACGTCCCGGTGAGACTCGATGGAGTTCCCATTTAAATTCAGTTACTAGTTTACTGAAGATGTACAATGCTACTAGCATAATTCTTGAAAATCTAAGAAATACCGCTTCTAACTATTCTCAACGAGGAGATGCTCATAATGCATATAATAGATTGagatcttttgagtttatttttattttgcatgtGATGAAGGAAGTTTTAGGGATTACTGATAACCTTTGTCAAGCTTTGCAACGTCGTTCTCAAGATATATTAAATACCATAAGTTTAGTTTTGACAACGAAAGATTTAATTCAAAAGTTGAGAGATGATGGATGGAATGAATTGTTGAAAAATGTGATATCTTTTTGTGAAACTTCGGAGTTggattttccaaatatgaatgcTCAATACATTGTGGGTCGTAGTCGCAACAAGAAGGAAGATGTTACAGTGGAGCATCATTATCGAGTGGATATATTTTTTTGCTACAATAGatactcagttgcaagaattgaagaGCAG TTATATCCAAAAGATTTTTCTCAACAAGAGAAAGAACGTCTCCCATATGAGTTGAAGCATTATGAACTTGATGTATGTAAGCATCCTGATTTGAGAAATATATCAACACTTTCTGAACTTTGCAGAAGCTTAGTTGAAAGTGGAAAGTCAGTCATGTACCCACTCGTTGACAAATTGATTCGCCTTATATTGACTCTTCCAGTTTCAGCAGCATCCTCAGAACGTGCTTTTTCTGCTATGAAGATTGTGAAGACTCGACTTCGTAGCAAGATAGAAGATGATTTTTTAAGAAGTTCTTTGGTTATGTACATTGAGAAAGAAATTGCAGAAAAGTTTGATATGAGCGAAATAATTGATGATTTTAGTAAGGTCAAGGATCGAAGAGtgcaattcaaataa